One window of the Janthinobacterium sp. PAMC25594 genome contains the following:
- a CDS encoding IgA Peptidase M64: MQQTPIRSFLCALALAAGIVPAAQAAGAAQPATMRLDYQHSGNALGEHYAVERVLVEPLPWPGNLARPIDDSNRGNNLLEVVDIQSGKVLYSRGFSTIFGEWASTDEAKTTTRAFQESVRFPQPEHPVRVRILKRDERGLFSIVWSTDVDPAAQEVIRKQPPAPVKPIPIRISGPSSGKVDLLIMGDGYTAAEMGKFEATARKLAEHLFTVSPFRERANDFNVWAMAAPTQESGVSRPSTGVHHASPLGTRYDIFGSERYVLTTDNRALRDLAQYAPYEFIEILVNNDTYGGGGIFGQFSTAAANNDWANYLFVHEFGHHFAGLADEYYTSPVAYQSNGERQEPWESNATALRDPSKLKWQSHVKAGTPLPTPWPKEAYDSHAREYQKQRAALRAANRPESEMSDLFKADLAYTQQLFSKAPQRHAVGAFEGANYESSGYYRPEMQCIMFDRSETFCSVCQDGISTIIDLYSRPAAPRQ; this comes from the coding sequence ATGCAGCAGACCCCGATTCGATCCTTCCTCTGCGCGCTGGCGCTGGCCGCCGGCATCGTCCCTGCCGCGCAGGCTGCCGGTGCCGCCCAGCCGGCCACCATGCGCCTCGATTACCAGCACAGCGGCAATGCGCTGGGCGAGCATTATGCGGTCGAGCGCGTGCTGGTCGAACCCTTGCCATGGCCGGGCAATCTGGCGCGTCCCATCGATGACAGCAACCGCGGCAACAACCTGCTGGAAGTGGTCGATATCCAGTCGGGCAAGGTGCTGTATTCGCGCGGCTTCTCCACCATTTTCGGTGAATGGGCCAGCACCGACGAAGCGAAAACCACCACGCGCGCGTTCCAGGAATCCGTGCGTTTCCCGCAGCCCGAGCACCCCGTGCGCGTGCGCATTCTCAAGCGCGACGAACGCGGCCTGTTTTCCATTGTGTGGAGCACCGATGTCGACCCGGCGGCGCAGGAGGTGATCCGCAAGCAGCCGCCCGCGCCGGTCAAGCCGATCCCGATCCGCATCAGTGGCCCCTCGTCCGGGAAGGTCGACCTGCTGATCATGGGCGACGGCTACACGGCCGCCGAAATGGGCAAGTTCGAAGCGACGGCGCGGAAATTGGCCGAACACCTGTTTACGGTCTCGCCGTTCCGCGAGCGGGCCAATGACTTCAACGTGTGGGCCATGGCCGCGCCGACGCAGGAGTCGGGCGTGTCGCGTCCATCGACGGGCGTGCACCATGCGTCGCCGCTGGGCACGCGCTACGATATTTTCGGCAGCGAGCGTTATGTGCTGACGACGGACAACCGCGCCCTGCGCGACCTGGCGCAGTATGCGCCGTATGAATTCATCGAAATCCTCGTCAACAACGACACCTACGGCGGTGGCGGCATCTTCGGCCAGTTCAGCACGGCGGCAGCCAACAACGACTGGGCCAATTACCTGTTCGTGCATGAATTCGGCCACCATTTCGCCGGCCTGGCCGATGAGTACTACACTTCGCCCGTGGCCTATCAGTCGAATGGCGAGCGGCAGGAACCGTGGGAGTCGAACGCCACGGCGCTGCGCGATCCGTCCAAACTGAAATGGCAGAGCCACGTCAAGGCGGGCACGCCGCTGCCGACGCCATGGCCGAAGGAAGCCTACGACAGCCATGCGCGCGAGTACCAGAAGCAGCGCGCGGCCCTGCGCGCGGCCAACCGCCCGGAAAGCGAGATGAGCGATTTGTTCAAGGCCGACCTGGCGTACACGCAGCAGCTGTTCTCGAAGGCGCCGCAGCGCCATGCTGTGGGCGCCTTCGAAGGCGCGAACTACGAGTCGTCCGGCTACTACCGGCCCGAGATGCAATGCATCATGTTCGACCGCAGCGAGACCTTCTGCTCCGTATGCCAGGATGGCATCAGCACCATCATCGACTTGTATTCGCGTCCCGCGGCGCCGCGCCAATAA
- the rbbA gene encoding ribosome-associated ATPase/putative transporter RbbA, translating to MDVTPFVVSIKGVSQHYGKTVALDAIDLDVPAGCMVGLIGPDGVGKSSLLSLVAGARAVQQGSVMALGGDMRDARHRDDVCPRIAYMPQGLGKNLYPTLSVEENLQFFARLFGHDAAERRRRIDQLTRSTGLHPFLARPAGKLSGGMKQKLGLCCALIHDPDLLILDEPTTGVDPLARAQFWDLIAGIRVQRPQMSVMVATAYMDEAQRFDWLVAMDDGKVLDTGTPAELLARTQSDNLEAAFIKLLPEAKRAGHQPVVITPLDAASAQDVAIEAKDLTMRFGDFTAVDHVNFRIGRGEIFGFLGSNGCGKSTTMKMLTGLLPATEGKAWLFGKEVDSSDIDTRRRVGYMSQAFSLYSELTVRQNLVLHARLFHVPEAEIAARIDEMAQRFDLREVMDDLPDSLPLGIRQRLSLAVAMVHKPEMLILDEPTSGVDPIARDNFWRLMIELARRDRVTIFISTHFMNEAERCDRISLMHAGKVLVSDAPAELVRKKGAPSLEAAFIAYLEEAGGGTAPAEQESEVPAQKAEVAAPQQEHRRSRFSLGRMLSYMWRETLELRRDPVRLTLALGGSVLLLFVIGFGISLDVEDLSYAVLDHDQTTLSQNYTNNLAGSRYFVERPPLRDYADIDKRMRSGELSLAIEIPPGFARDVQRGAPAQVGAWIDGAMPMRAETVQGYVQGMHQLWLADQALHRYGIKMNNPVAIQTRYRYNPDVKSLPAMVPAVIPLLLLMLPAMLAALSVVREKELGSIINLYVTPVTRLEFLLGKQVPYVVLAMFNFALMALLAVTAFGVPVKGSLLTLIGATFIFNICATGIGLFASTFTRSQIAALFVTMIGTMIPAIQFSGLLNPVSSMEGVGKAIGLMYPATHMLNISRGVFNKALGFGDLHASFWPLLVAIPVILGVTVALLKKQES from the coding sequence ATGGACGTGACCCCATTTGTCGTCAGTATCAAGGGCGTCAGCCAGCATTACGGCAAGACGGTGGCGCTCGACGCCATCGACCTCGATGTGCCGGCCGGCTGCATGGTGGGCTTGATCGGGCCCGATGGCGTGGGCAAATCGAGCCTGCTGTCGCTGGTGGCCGGCGCGCGCGCCGTGCAGCAGGGCAGCGTGATGGCGCTGGGCGGCGACATGCGCGATGCGCGCCATCGCGACGATGTCTGTCCGCGCATCGCCTACATGCCGCAAGGCCTGGGCAAGAATCTGTATCCGACTTTGTCTGTCGAGGAAAACCTGCAGTTTTTCGCGCGCCTGTTCGGCCACGATGCCGCCGAACGCCGGCGCCGCATCGACCAGCTGACCCGCAGCACGGGCTTGCACCCGTTCCTGGCGCGCCCGGCGGGCAAGCTGTCGGGCGGCATGAAGCAGAAACTGGGCCTGTGCTGCGCGCTGATCCACGATCCCGACCTGCTCATTCTCGATGAGCCGACCACCGGCGTCGATCCGCTGGCGCGCGCCCAGTTCTGGGACCTGATCGCCGGCATTCGCGTGCAGCGCCCGCAAATGAGCGTGATGGTCGCCACCGCCTACATGGATGAGGCACAGCGCTTCGACTGGCTGGTCGCCATGGATGATGGCAAGGTGCTCGATACGGGCACGCCGGCCGAACTGCTGGCGCGCACGCAAAGCGACAACCTGGAGGCGGCCTTCATCAAGCTGCTGCCGGAAGCCAAGCGCGCAGGCCACCAGCCCGTGGTCATCACGCCGCTGGACGCGGCCAGCGCGCAGGACGTCGCCATCGAGGCGAAAGATCTGACCATGCGCTTCGGCGATTTCACGGCCGTCGACCATGTGAATTTCCGCATCGGTCGCGGCGAGATCTTCGGCTTTCTCGGCTCGAATGGCTGCGGCAAGTCGACCACCATGAAGATGCTCACGGGCCTGCTGCCGGCAACGGAAGGCAAGGCCTGGCTGTTCGGCAAGGAAGTCGATTCCAGCGATATCGACACGCGCCGCAGGGTCGGTTACATGTCGCAGGCATTTTCCCTGTACAGCGAACTGACGGTGCGCCAGAACCTGGTGCTGCATGCGCGCCTGTTCCACGTGCCGGAAGCGGAAATCGCCGCGCGCATCGACGAAATGGCGCAGCGCTTCGACTTGCGCGAAGTGATGGACGACCTGCCCGACAGCCTGCCGTTGGGCATACGCCAGCGTTTGTCGCTGGCCGTGGCCATGGTGCACAAGCCGGAAATGCTGATCCTCGACGAGCCCACGTCCGGCGTCGACCCGATCGCGCGCGACAATTTCTGGCGCTTGATGATCGAGCTGGCGCGGCGCGACCGCGTCACCATCTTTATCTCCACCCACTTCATGAACGAGGCCGAGCGCTGCGACCGCATCTCGCTGATGCACGCGGGTAAAGTGCTGGTCAGCGATGCACCGGCCGAACTGGTACGCAAGAAGGGGGCACCGTCGCTGGAAGCGGCCTTCATCGCCTACCTGGAAGAGGCGGGCGGCGGCACGGCGCCGGCGGAGCAGGAAAGCGAGGTGCCCGCGCAGAAGGCTGAAGTGGCCGCACCGCAGCAGGAACACCGGCGCAGCCGCTTCAGTCTTGGGCGCATGCTCAGCTACATGTGGCGCGAAACGCTGGAATTGCGGCGCGACCCCGTGCGCCTGACCCTGGCGCTGGGCGGCTCCGTGCTGCTGCTGTTCGTCATCGGCTTCGGCATCAGCCTGGATGTGGAAGACCTCAGTTATGCGGTGCTCGACCACGACCAGACCACCCTGAGCCAGAATTACACGAACAACCTGGCCGGTTCGCGCTACTTCGTCGAGCGCCCGCCGCTGCGCGACTATGCCGATATCGACAAGCGCATGCGCAGCGGCGAACTGTCGCTGGCCATCGAGATTCCGCCCGGCTTTGCGCGCGACGTGCAGCGCGGCGCGCCGGCCCAGGTGGGCGCCTGGATCGACGGCGCCATGCCGATGCGCGCCGAAACCGTGCAGGGCTACGTGCAGGGCATGCATCAGCTGTGGCTGGCCGACCAGGCCCTGCACCGCTATGGCATCAAGATGAACAATCCCGTCGCCATCCAGACGCGCTACCGCTACAACCCGGACGTGAAAAGCCTGCCGGCCATGGTGCCGGCCGTGATTCCCTTGCTGCTGCTGATGCTGCCGGCCATGCTGGCGGCGCTGTCCGTGGTGCGTGAAAAGGAACTCGGGTCCATCATCAACCTGTACGTGACGCCCGTCACGCGCCTGGAATTCTTGCTCGGCAAGCAGGTGCCGTACGTCGTGCTGGCCATGTTCAACTTCGCCCTCATGGCGCTGCTGGCGGTCACCGCCTTCGGCGTGCCGGTCAAGGGCAGCTTGCTGACCTTGATCGGCGCCACCTTCATCTTCAATATCTGCGCCACCGGCATCGGGCTGTTCGCCTCGACGTTTACGCGCAGCCAGATCGCGGCCCTGTTCGTGACCATGATCGGCACCATGATCCCGGCCATCCAGTTTTCCGGCCTGCTCAATCCCGTCTCGTCGATGGAAGGCGTGGGCAAGGCGATCGGCCTGATGTACCCGGCCACGCACATGCTCAATATCAGCAGGGGCGTGTTCAACAAGGCGCTGGGCTTTGGCGACTTGCACGCCTCGTTCTGGCCCCTGCTCGTGGCGATCCCCGTGATCCTCGGCGTGACGGTGGCGCTGCTGAAGAAACAGGAGTCGTAA
- the fabI gene encoding enoyl-ACP reductase FabI: MTADLRPHLPLQGKRGLVVGIANAQSIAWGCASALRAAGAELAVTWLNDKARPHVEPLAQQVQAAIMAPLDVAVPGQLEALFAQIERQWGRLDFVVHSIAYAPKQDLHGRVTDSSADGFAQAMDISCHSFMRMAKLAEPLMPDGGSLMTMSYLGAEEVIADYGLMGPVKAALEASVRYLAAELGPQGIRVNAISPGPLETRAASGIAHFDRLMADAIERSPMRCLATIEDVGALCAFLAGDGARAITGGTLYVDGGYNILN; the protein is encoded by the coding sequence ATGACGGCCGACTTGCGCCCACACTTGCCTTTGCAGGGCAAGCGGGGCCTGGTGGTGGGCATCGCCAACGCGCAAAGCATCGCCTGGGGCTGCGCCAGCGCATTGCGCGCGGCCGGCGCCGAACTGGCCGTGACCTGGCTCAATGACAAGGCGCGTCCGCATGTGGAACCGCTGGCGCAGCAAGTGCAGGCGGCCATCATGGCGCCGCTCGACGTGGCCGTGCCAGGCCAGCTCGAAGCGCTGTTTGCGCAGATCGAGCGGCAGTGGGGGAGGCTCGATTTCGTCGTCCATTCCATCGCTTACGCGCCCAAACAGGACTTGCATGGCCGCGTCACGGACAGTTCGGCTGACGGCTTCGCGCAGGCGATGGATATCTCCTGCCACTCCTTCATGCGCATGGCGAAGCTGGCCGAACCGCTGATGCCGGACGGCGGCAGCCTGATGACCATGAGTTACCTGGGCGCCGAGGAAGTCATCGCCGACTATGGCCTGATGGGGCCAGTGAAGGCGGCGCTGGAAGCATCGGTGCGCTACCTGGCGGCGGAACTGGGCCCGCAAGGCATCCGCGTCAATGCCATCTCGCCGGGGCCCCTGGAAACGCGGGCCGCTTCCGGCATTGCCCATTTCGACCGCCTGATGGCCGACGCCATCGAACGCTCGCCCATGCGCTGCCTGGCCACCATCGAGGACGTGGGCGCGCTGTGCGCCTTCCTCGCCGGCGACGGCGCGCGCGCCATCACGGGCGGCACCTTGTATGTCGATGGCGGCTACAACATTCTGAATTGA
- a CDS encoding ABC transporter permease, whose amino-acid sequence MRHLENIYRLGVKEIWSLIRDPMMLILILYTFTLAIYVAATAKPETLHMASIAIVDEDGSPLSGRIASAFFPPQFTPPAMINQSQVDAGLDAGRYTFVLTIPPKLQADVLGGRQAELQLNVDATRMSQAFSGSGYIQQIVAGEISEFAKRYRGATVSPVELVMRARFNPSLSQAWFGSLMELINQVTMLSIILTGAALIREREHGTIEHLLVMPVTPAEIMLGKVWSMGLVVLLAAALSLNLVVRGMLHVPIEGSIALFLCGAALHLFATTSMGIFLATVARSMPQFGMLLILVLLPLQMLSGGSTPRESMPELVQNIMLIAPTTHFVELSQAILYRGAGIDVVWKPFLALLAIGTALFTFALARFRKTISQMA is encoded by the coding sequence ATGCGCCATCTTGAAAATATCTACCGCCTGGGCGTGAAGGAAATCTGGAGCCTGATCCGCGATCCGATGATGCTGATCCTGATCCTCTACACCTTCACTTTGGCCATCTACGTGGCCGCCACGGCCAAGCCGGAAACCCTGCACATGGCCTCGATCGCCATCGTCGACGAGGATGGCTCGCCGCTGTCCGGGCGCATCGCCTCGGCCTTCTTCCCGCCGCAGTTCACGCCGCCGGCCATGATCAACCAGAGCCAGGTCGATGCGGGCCTGGACGCGGGCCGGTACACCTTCGTGCTGACGATACCGCCCAAGCTGCAGGCGGACGTGCTGGGCGGGCGCCAGGCGGAGCTGCAACTGAACGTGGACGCCACGCGCATGAGCCAGGCCTTCAGCGGCAGCGGCTACATCCAGCAGATCGTCGCCGGTGAAATATCCGAATTCGCCAAACGCTATCGCGGCGCGACGGTCTCGCCGGTGGAGCTGGTGATGCGCGCGCGCTTCAACCCATCGCTGAGCCAGGCGTGGTTTGGCTCGCTGATGGAGCTCATCAACCAGGTGACGATGCTGTCGATCATTTTGACGGGGGCGGCGCTGATCCGCGAGCGCGAACACGGCACCATCGAGCATTTGCTGGTGATGCCCGTGACGCCGGCCGAAATCATGCTGGGCAAGGTCTGGTCGATGGGCCTGGTGGTGCTGCTGGCCGCCGCCCTGTCGCTGAACCTGGTGGTGCGCGGCATGCTGCACGTGCCGATCGAAGGCTCGATCGCGCTGTTCCTGTGCGGCGCGGCCCTGCACCTGTTTGCCACCACCTCGATGGGCATTTTTCTCGCCACCGTGGCGCGCAGCATGCCGCAGTTCGGCATGCTGCTGATCCTCGTGCTGCTGCCGCTGCAGATGCTCTCGGGCGGCAGCACGCCGCGCGAAAGCATGCCCGAACTGGTGCAGAACATCATGCTGATCGCACCGACCACGCATTTCGTCGAACTGAGCCAGGCGATCCTGTACCGGGGCGCCGGCATCGACGTGGTATGGAAACCGTTCCTGGCCCTGCTGGCCATCGGCACGGCCCTGTTTACCTTCGCGCTGGCGCGCTTTCGCAAGACCATCAGCCAGATGGCGTAG
- a CDS encoding efflux transporter outer membrane subunit, with translation MIMPVPALSACARMAALATALATTLALAGCASMAPPYAPPPLPVAAQYPETDPAGAHAADIAWQAYFADARLQALIAQALASNRDIRIAALRVEEARAAYGIQRAEQFPTIALGASGSRARVPGDLSVTGRPMTSAQYQTGLNVSAWELDFWGRVRSLKDSALQTLLASDEARRAVSVALVAQVANGYLGLRELDERVALARATVDSRAESLRIFTRRFEVGSISKLDLTQVETLLSQALSLSAQLEQARAVQAHALAQLVGGPVDLTPDTRRFDDASVLQPLHAGLPSALLTQRPDLMAAEHQLRAAQANIGAARAAFFPTISLTAAYGTASAELSGLFDSGSGAWSFAPRLVLPIFDAGRIRANMDLAEVRRDVAVANYEKSVQGAFREVADALSNRRWLALQVDIGKTTLAAQSERARLAKLRYDNGAAPYLEVLDAQRDLLTVEQQLVQTRRALLSSQVSLYAALGGGAPAASAAASTH, from the coding sequence ATGATCATGCCTGTTCCCGCTTTATCTGCGTGCGCCAGGATGGCCGCGCTGGCCACTGCACTGGCCACCACGCTGGCCCTGGCCGGCTGCGCCTCGATGGCGCCGCCGTATGCGCCACCGCCGCTGCCCGTGGCGGCGCAGTATCCGGAAACCGATCCCGCCGGCGCGCACGCGGCGGACATCGCCTGGCAAGCCTACTTTGCCGATGCGCGCCTGCAGGCGCTGATTGCGCAGGCGCTTGCCAGCAACCGCGATATTCGCATCGCCGCCCTGCGCGTGGAAGAGGCGCGCGCCGCGTATGGCATCCAGCGCGCGGAACAATTCCCCACCATTGCGCTGGGCGCCTCCGGCAGCCGTGCGCGCGTGCCCGGTGACCTGAGTGTGACGGGCCGCCCCATGACGAGCGCGCAGTACCAGACGGGCTTGAACGTGAGCGCCTGGGAGCTCGATTTCTGGGGCCGCGTGCGCAGCCTGAAGGACAGCGCGCTGCAAACCCTGCTGGCCAGTGACGAGGCGCGCCGCGCCGTCAGCGTGGCCCTGGTGGCGCAGGTGGCCAATGGCTACCTGGGCCTGCGCGAACTCGATGAACGGGTGGCACTGGCGCGCGCCACGGTCGACAGCCGCGCCGAGTCGCTGCGCATCTTTACGCGTCGCTTCGAGGTCGGGTCGATTTCCAAACTGGACCTGACGCAGGTGGAAACCCTGCTCAGCCAGGCCCTCTCGCTGTCGGCGCAGCTGGAGCAGGCGCGCGCCGTGCAGGCGCACGCGCTGGCCCAGCTGGTGGGCGGCCCGGTCGACCTGACTCCGGACACGCGCCGCTTCGACGACGCCAGCGTGCTGCAGCCGCTGCATGCGGGCCTGCCCTCGGCCTTGCTCACGCAGCGTCCCGACCTGATGGCGGCCGAGCATCAACTGCGCGCCGCGCAAGCCAATATCGGCGCCGCGCGCGCCGCCTTCTTTCCCACCATTTCGCTGACGGCCGCTTACGGCACGGCCAGCGCGGAATTGAGCGGCCTGTTCGACTCGGGCAGCGGCGCCTGGAGTTTCGCGCCGCGCCTGGTGCTGCCGATCTTTGACGCGGGCCGCATCCGCGCCAACATGGACCTGGCCGAGGTACGCCGCGACGTGGCCGTGGCCAATTATGAAAAGAGCGTGCAGGGCGCGTTTCGCGAAGTGGCCGACGCGTTGTCGAACCGGCGCTGGCTGGCGCTGCAGGTCGACATCGGCAAGACCACGCTGGCCGCGCAGAGCGAACGCGCGCGCCTGGCCAAGCTGCGCTATGACAATGGCGCCGCGCCCTACCTGGAAGTGCTCGATGCGCAGCGCGACCTGCTGACGGTCGAGCAGCAACTGGTGCAGACGCGCCGCGCGCTGCTCTCCAGCCAGGTCAGCCTGTATGCGGCCCTGGGCGGCGGCGCACCCGCCGCCTCTGCCGCCGCTTCCACCCACTAA
- a CDS encoding DUF3141 domain-containing protein, which translates to MKIETAPFFSTGGLPSLGVLGDYARDSWQRIVLYADVMRRRGNQYQEHLAEEVPNVLDFPAELVMSGLELARPVNYGLARILTPDTPQPDPGKRPFVVVDPRAGHGPGIGGFKAESEIGVALRAGHPCYFIGFLPDPVPGQTVEDVMHAEAAFLEKVIALHPLSEGKPVVIGNCQAGWQILMTAAMRPELFGPIIVAGAPVSYWAGWHGRNPMRYAGGLMGGSWATALAGDLGKGRFDGASLVQNFEKLNPANTLWSKQYNLYANIDTEAPRYLEFEKYWGGHVFLNDVEMQYIVDNLFIGNRLATAELITSDGVRLDLRNIRSPIVVFCSNGDNITPPPQALGWITDLYRDDNDVLLHDQTIVYAVHDSIGHLGIFVSAKVGHKEHQKFASNIDLINLLPAGIYEARIVDKTPDTPNADLASGDYVLQVEHRGIEDVRAIVQPSVENDRKFAAVARVSEVNLALYRTFAQPWVRAMVTPQSARLLQLTHPLRVSYERWTDHNPLAKLVAKEAEKVRAQRQPVAPDNPLLAMQEAISGAITAGLNSWRDWRDTVQETTFDMIYGSPLVQALTGQALGDTTPPRPHPGISPEHCEYVRCETRKMDEDMQHGGLVEAAVRALFYIYRFRMIADERRVNLALKLVKPQYTQGFSMEEFRGIVRQQARLMLHDFDAAIAALPTLLSRAEPDAIGALGEWLQQVLQVPEAPTPDEEASLQQMLAVFERAIKAHAKALPPAAHASQTASQPAVQAKPAKNTTSA; encoded by the coding sequence ATGAAGATCGAAACTGCACCATTTTTCTCCACCGGCGGCTTGCCGTCGCTGGGCGTGCTGGGCGACTATGCGCGCGACTCGTGGCAGCGCATCGTGCTGTACGCGGACGTGATGCGCCGGCGCGGCAACCAGTACCAGGAGCATCTGGCCGAGGAAGTGCCGAACGTGCTGGACTTCCCCGCCGAACTGGTGATGTCCGGCCTGGAGCTGGCGCGCCCCGTCAACTACGGCCTGGCGCGCATATTGACGCCCGATACACCGCAGCCAGATCCAGGCAAGCGGCCATTCGTCGTCGTCGACCCGCGCGCTGGCCACGGTCCCGGCATCGGCGGCTTCAAGGCCGAGAGCGAAATCGGCGTGGCCCTGCGCGCCGGCCATCCGTGCTACTTCATCGGCTTCCTGCCCGATCCCGTGCCGGGACAGACGGTGGAAGACGTGATGCACGCCGAGGCGGCCTTCCTGGAAAAAGTCATCGCCCTGCATCCGCTCAGCGAGGGCAAGCCCGTCGTCATCGGCAATTGCCAGGCGGGCTGGCAAATCCTCATGACGGCGGCCATGCGCCCGGAGCTGTTCGGCCCCATCATCGTGGCCGGCGCGCCCGTGTCGTACTGGGCCGGCTGGCATGGCCGCAACCCGATGCGCTATGCGGGTGGCCTGATGGGTGGCAGCTGGGCCACGGCGCTGGCGGGCGACCTGGGCAAGGGCCGTTTCGACGGCGCCAGCCTGGTGCAGAATTTCGAGAAGCTGAACCCGGCCAACACCCTGTGGAGCAAGCAGTACAACCTGTACGCGAACATCGATACGGAAGCGCCCCGTTATCTGGAATTTGAAAAATACTGGGGCGGCCACGTGTTCCTCAACGACGTCGAGATGCAGTACATCGTCGACAATCTGTTCATCGGCAACCGCCTGGCCACGGCGGAGTTGATCACTTCCGATGGCGTGCGTCTGGACTTGCGCAATATCCGTTCGCCCATCGTCGTATTCTGCTCGAACGGCGACAACATCACGCCGCCGCCGCAGGCGCTGGGCTGGATCACGGACCTGTACCGCGACGACAACGATGTGCTGCTGCACGACCAGACCATCGTGTATGCCGTGCATGACAGCATTGGCCACCTGGGCATTTTCGTCTCGGCCAAGGTGGGGCACAAGGAACACCAGAAATTCGCCAGCAATATCGACCTGATCAACCTGCTGCCGGCCGGCATCTACGAAGCGCGGATCGTCGACAAGACGCCCGATACGCCGAACGCGGACCTGGCCAGCGGCGACTACGTGCTGCAGGTCGAGCATCGCGGCATCGAGGATGTGCGCGCCATCGTGCAGCCCAGCGTGGAAAATGACCGCAAATTCGCCGCTGTCGCGCGCGTGTCCGAAGTGAACCTGGCTTTGTACCGCACGTTTGCGCAGCCGTGGGTGCGCGCCATGGTCACGCCGCAGTCGGCGCGCTTGCTGCAGCTCACGCATCCGCTGCGCGTCTCGTACGAGCGCTGGACGGACCACAATCCGCTGGCCAAGCTGGTGGCCAAGGAGGCGGAAAAAGTGCGCGCTCAGCGCCAGCCGGTGGCGCCGGACAACCCGCTGCTGGCCATGCAGGAAGCCATCTCCGGCGCCATCACGGCCGGCTTGAACAGCTGGCGCGACTGGCGCGATACGGTGCAGGAAACCACTTTCGACATGATTTATGGCTCACCCCTGGTGCAGGCGCTGACGGGACAAGCCCTCGGCGACACCACGCCGCCGCGCCCGCATCCCGGTATCTCGCCCGAGCATTGCGAATACGTGCGTTGCGAAACGCGCAAGATGGACGAGGACATGCAGCATGGGGGCCTGGTGGAGGCGGCCGTGCGCGCGCTGTTCTACATCTACCGCTTCCGCATGATCGCCGACGAGCGCCGCGTCAACCTGGCCCTCAAATTGGTCAAGCCGCAGTACACGCAGGGCTTCAGCATGGAAGAATTCCGCGGCATCGTGCGCCAGCAGGCGCGTTTGATGCTGCATGATTTCGATGCCGCCATCGCCGCCTTGCCGACTTTGCTGTCGCGTGCGGAGCCGGATGCCATCGGCGCGCTGGGCGAATGGCTGCAGCAAGTGCTGCAAGTGCCCGAAGCGCCGACGCCGGACGAGGAAGCGAGCCTGCAGCAAATGCTGGCGGTATTCGAGCGTGCGATCAAGGCGCACGCGAAGGCGCTGCCACCGGCCGCGCATGCATCTCAAACTGCGTCCCAGCCTGCTGTCCAGGCCAAACCTGCCAAAAACACTACCTCTGCCTAG
- a CDS encoding HlyD family secretion protein — protein MTPQLKKKLIPAALVVAVLVLGYVAWQKMRPTGPGEGFVSGNGRIEATEIDVATKLAGRVKEILVREGDFVKAGQPLATMQVDSLTAQRDEARARQQQASDAVVGAQAQVAVRESDKAAALALVAQRESELDAARRRLARSETLSKEGASSVQELDDDRARVRSVAAALNAAKAQVTAAQAAIDAAKAQVVGSRSAVTAAEATTARIDADLADGQLAAPRDGRVQYLVAQQGEVLAGGGKVLNLVDLSDVYMTFFLPETAAGKVAMGGEVRIILDAAPNYVIPATISFVAASAQFTPKTVETASERQKLMFRVKAQISRELLQKHLALVKVGLPGVAWVRLDAKQAWPAELTAKVPQ, from the coding sequence ATGACTCCACAACTGAAGAAAAAACTCATCCCCGCGGCGCTCGTCGTGGCCGTTCTCGTGCTGGGCTATGTGGCCTGGCAAAAAATGCGTCCCACCGGCCCCGGTGAGGGTTTTGTCAGCGGCAATGGCCGCATCGAAGCGACGGAAATCGACGTCGCCACCAAGCTGGCCGGCCGCGTCAAGGAGATCCTCGTGCGCGAGGGCGACTTCGTCAAGGCGGGGCAGCCGCTGGCCACCATGCAGGTGGACTCGCTGACGGCCCAGCGCGACGAGGCGCGCGCGCGCCAGCAGCAGGCGTCCGACGCGGTGGTCGGCGCGCAGGCGCAGGTGGCCGTGCGCGAGAGCGACAAGGCGGCCGCGCTGGCCCTGGTGGCGCAGCGTGAAAGCGAACTCGATGCGGCCCGCCGCCGCCTGGCCCGCTCGGAAACCTTGTCGAAAGAGGGCGCTTCTTCGGTGCAGGAACTCGACGACGACCGCGCCCGCGTGCGCAGCGTGGCCGCCGCCCTGAATGCGGCCAAGGCGCAGGTGACTGCGGCGCAGGCGGCCATCGACGCGGCCAAGGCGCAAGTGGTGGGTTCGCGTTCGGCCGTGACGGCCGCCGAGGCGACCACCGCGCGCATCGACGCCGACCTGGCCGATGGCCAGCTGGCGGCGCCGCGCGACGGCCGCGTGCAATACCTGGTGGCGCAGCAGGGCGAAGTGCTGGCTGGTGGCGGCAAGGTGCTCAACCTGGTCGACCTGTCGGACGTCTACATGACCTTTTTCCTGCCCGAGACGGCGGCCGGCAAGGTGGCGATGGGCGGCGAAGTGCGCATCATCCTCGATGCGGCGCCCAATTACGTGATTCCGGCGACGATCTCGTTTGTCGCCGCCAGCGCGCAGTTCACGCCGAAGACGGTGGAAACGGCCAGCGAGCGCCAGAAGCTGATGTTCCGCGTGAAAGCGCAGATCAGCCGCGAGCTGCTGCAAAAGCATCTGGCTTTGGTAAAAGTGGGCTTGCCCGGCGTAGCCTGGGTGCGTCTCGATGCAAAGCAGGCATGGCCGGCTGAACTGACGGCCAAGGTCCCGCAGTGA